A DNA window from Maribellus comscasis contains the following coding sequences:
- the arr gene encoding NAD(+)--rifampin ADP-ribosyltransferase, with protein MEFSLELLNIAEEHNPTKQKHIGLTIVKYKENEQILSGQGATPFAQTYFHGTKANLKIGDYIEVGFNSNFEQRKNAKYIFLSATLDAATWGAELSIGDGRERIYLVEPTGAIENDPDLTDKKFPGNPTKSYRSTEPFKIAGEVTVWQGHEAEQVGAMKKTLEKLKKQGINSLNNE; from the coding sequence ATGGAATTTTCACTGGAATTATTAAACATTGCAGAAGAACACAATCCAACAAAACAAAAACACATAGGTTTGACAATAGTAAAATACAAGGAAAACGAACAAATCCTAAGCGGACAAGGAGCAACACCTTTTGCCCAAACTTATTTTCATGGGACAAAAGCAAACCTCAAAATTGGTGATTATATTGAAGTTGGTTTCAACTCAAACTTTGAACAAAGAAAAAATGCGAAATATATTTTTCTCTCAGCAACACTCGACGCCGCAACTTGGGGAGCAGAGCTATCTATTGGTGACGGACGGGAACGAATTTATTTAGTAGAACCGACAGGGGCCATTGAGAACGATCCCGACCTAACCGACAAAAAATTCCCAGGCAATCCGACTAAATCTTATCGTTCGACTGAACCATTCAAAATTGCAGGAGAAGTTACTGTTTGGCAAGGACACGAAGCCGAACAGGTTGGAGCTATGAAAAAAACATTGGAGAAACTAAAAAAACAAGGCATTAACTCTCTTAATAATGAATAA
- a CDS encoding dihydrofolate reductase family protein: protein MSKIFFDSAISLDGFFAGENRSSDNPMGGVSGKLHQWMFKQKAFWKHIKVEGGGEENDADGKLIDETFARTGSYIMGKRMFEEGEVSWAEDLYEADVYVLTHEKRDPWVQKGSTTFYFINDGIESALEKATQSAQGKDIRIQGGANTIQQFLNAGLVDEFFIHISPVFLGSGIRLFDNIDKDKYDIKIDQIFESELTTHIKYKLMKK, encoded by the coding sequence ATGAGTAAAATATTTTTTGACAGTGCAATATCACTTGATGGCTTTTTTGCAGGTGAAAACAGAAGTTCGGACAATCCCATGGGTGGCGTTTCAGGGAAACTACACCAGTGGATGTTTAAACAAAAAGCGTTCTGGAAACACATTAAAGTGGAAGGTGGCGGAGAAGAAAATGATGCAGATGGTAAGCTGATTGATGAAACATTCGCAAGAACAGGATCTTACATCATGGGAAAACGGATGTTTGAAGAAGGCGAAGTTTCGTGGGCAGAAGATTTGTATGAAGCAGATGTTTATGTATTGACACACGAAAAAAGAGATCCGTGGGTTCAAAAGGGTTCAACGACTTTCTACTTCATCAATGACGGGATAGAAAGTGCATTGGAAAAAGCAACACAATCTGCTCAGGGAAAAGATATTAGAATTCAAGGTGGCGCAAATACGATTCAACAATTTCTCAATGCAGGGCTTGTTGACGAATTTTTCATCCACATCTCACCAGTATTTTTGGGAAGTGGAATCCGTCTTTTTGATAACATTGACAAAGATAAATATGATATAAAAATTGATCAGATATTTGAATCAGAATTAACCACTCACATTAAATACAAATTGATGAAAAAATGA
- a CDS encoding DoxX family protein: MKIARGNYNVALAGRIAMSVMLVFTAMAHFKFTQGMTMMLPEFIPHREIIVWLTGVIEIAAAVGLLIPSLRFVTAWLLIVFFTLILPANVYASFHNVNYQEATFTGNGVNYLWFRIPLQILFILWVYFSSIKFG; this comes from the coding sequence GTGAAAATAGCTCGGGGTAACTATAATGTTGCTTTAGCAGGAAGAATAGCAATGTCAGTTATGTTGGTATTTACGGCAATGGCCCATTTTAAGTTTACGCAGGGAATGACAATGATGCTTCCGGAGTTCATTCCGCACCGTGAAATAATAGTCTGGCTGACAGGAGTCATAGAAATTGCAGCCGCTGTCGGACTTTTAATACCCAGCCTTAGATTTGTTACCGCATGGCTATTGATAGTATTTTTTACTCTGATTTTGCCTGCGAATGTTTATGCATCATTTCATAATGTAAACTATCAGGAAGCCACATTTACAGGTAATGGAGTAAATTATTTATGGTTTAGAATTCCCCTGCAAATTTTATTTATTCTCTGGGTATATTTTAGTTCCATAAAATTTGGATAA
- the istA gene encoding IS21 family transposase: MANKLIDMSKVRKVIQLHHQGKAKQFISRYLGLSRNTVKKYIALYKVLNLTIDDIDKKSDSELEKIFSRDTEDVLSPKLKKVYNFFPYMERELKKTGVTKQLMWEEYYEKHPDGLKLSQFKAHYLRWNKKVNPVMHMEHKAGDKMFIDYAGKTLEIINKETGEIEEVQFFVAILGASQYTYAEASPSQQKEDFVASVENALHFYGGVPAAIVPDNLKSAVTKSSRFEPTINETFMDFAEHYGTTVLPARAYRPRDKSLAEGAVKILYQRIYPALRGKDFYSLEELNSAIWDELDKHNNKKLTGRPTSRYQLFVEDEKGKLTALPVEKYEIKEIAIATVAMNGHVLLSKDKHYYSVPCQYLKKKVKLVFTSKTVEIYHKYNRIALHKRDGRKYFYTTNKDHLATTHQFVTDWTPQRFINWAASIDESVKEFIINVLERKQHPEQSYKSCMGVLAFAKKVGEERLANACKRALEHQVYNYKIIQKILEKGLDKLDDEKPDEPELPFHNNIRGGKYYN; the protein is encoded by the coding sequence ATGGCTAATAAATTAATCGACATGAGTAAAGTAAGAAAAGTCATTCAGTTACACCACCAGGGAAAAGCAAAGCAATTTATCAGTAGGTACCTGGGCCTTTCACGCAATACGGTCAAGAAGTATATCGCTCTATACAAGGTGTTAAACCTTACAATTGATGATATTGATAAGAAGAGTGATTCCGAGCTGGAAAAGATCTTTAGCAGGGATACCGAAGATGTTCTTTCCCCAAAGCTAAAAAAGGTTTATAACTTCTTTCCCTACATGGAGCGTGAATTAAAAAAGACCGGCGTTACCAAACAGCTGATGTGGGAAGAATATTATGAAAAACATCCCGATGGACTAAAACTAAGCCAGTTTAAAGCCCACTACCTGCGTTGGAATAAAAAGGTTAACCCGGTAATGCATATGGAGCATAAAGCAGGCGATAAGATGTTTATTGACTACGCTGGCAAAACCCTGGAAATTATCAATAAAGAAACAGGCGAGATTGAAGAGGTACAGTTTTTTGTTGCCATACTGGGGGCCAGTCAATACACCTATGCAGAAGCCTCACCGAGCCAACAAAAAGAAGACTTTGTTGCTTCGGTTGAAAATGCACTGCACTTTTACGGGGGAGTTCCTGCAGCTATTGTCCCTGATAACCTAAAGTCTGCCGTAACCAAAAGCAGCCGGTTTGAACCTACCATTAACGAAACGTTTATGGACTTTGCCGAACATTACGGTACAACAGTTCTTCCGGCTCGGGCTTACCGTCCCCGGGACAAGTCACTGGCAGAAGGAGCAGTCAAGATATTATACCAAAGAATATATCCGGCCTTGCGCGGCAAAGATTTTTACAGTTTAGAAGAGCTTAACAGTGCAATTTGGGATGAACTGGACAAGCATAACAACAAAAAGTTAACCGGCAGGCCAACGTCCCGGTATCAATTATTCGTTGAAGACGAAAAAGGCAAGCTTACCGCATTACCTGTAGAAAAATACGAGATTAAAGAAATAGCAATAGCCACCGTAGCCATGAACGGGCACGTGCTGTTAAGCAAAGACAAACATTATTACAGCGTTCCGTGTCAGTATTTAAAGAAGAAGGTAAAGCTGGTGTTTACATCAAAAACCGTTGAAATATACCATAAATACAACCGCATAGCTTTGCACAAAAGAGATGGACGTAAATACTTCTACACCACAAACAAAGACCACCTGGCAACAACACACCAGTTTGTTACCGACTGGACACCGCAGCGTTTTATCAACTGGGCAGCTTCAATTGACGAGAGTGTAAAGGAATTTATAATCAATGTGCTGGAAAGAAAACAACACCCTGAACAATCCTATAAAAGCTGTATGGGCGTATTGGCTTTTGCCAAAAAGGTTGGGGAAGAAAGGCTTGCCAATGCGTGTAAACGTGCATTGGAACATCAGGTTTACAACTACAAAATCATACAAAAGATACTGGAAAAAGGGTTGGATAAACTTGATGATGAAAAACCGGACGAACCGGAACTTCCTTTTCATAACAACATAAGGGGAGGAAAATATTACAACTGA
- the istB gene encoding IS21-like element helper ATPase IstB, whose product MNEVTLTRMKQMKLHGMHGAFKTAVETGKTDDYTIDQFVSMITDAEWDDRNNRKIERLIKNARFHYKATIENVVYEHTRNIDRTKLLRLAECDFINKNENVLISGSTGAGKSYIATALGYQACIEGYRVLYFNTTKLFSKLKMAKADGSYLKELAKMARHQLIILDDFGLQPLDSQNRIALLELIEDRHNKGSMLVTSQLPVSKWYEIIGEKTIADAILDRLIHQSHRIELMGESMRKKRNIYSE is encoded by the coding sequence ATGAACGAAGTAACATTAACACGAATGAAACAGATGAAGCTCCATGGTATGCATGGGGCTTTTAAAACAGCTGTCGAAACAGGTAAAACCGATGATTACACCATCGACCAGTTTGTATCGATGATAACAGATGCCGAGTGGGACGATCGCAACAACCGCAAGATAGAGCGATTGATAAAAAATGCAAGGTTCCACTATAAAGCAACCATTGAAAACGTGGTGTACGAACATACAAGAAATATCGATCGGACAAAACTGTTAAGACTGGCTGAATGCGATTTTATTAATAAAAACGAGAATGTATTAATATCGGGCAGCACCGGTGCCGGCAAAAGCTACATTGCAACAGCCTTAGGGTATCAGGCCTGTATCGAGGGATACAGGGTTTTGTACTTTAATACAACCAAGCTGTTTTCTAAACTAAAAATGGCAAAAGCCGATGGATCTTATCTCAAAGAACTTGCAAAAATGGCCAGGCATCAGTTAATAATACTCGATGACTTTGGCCTGCAACCCTTAGATAGCCAAAACCGGATAGCTCTGTTAGAGTTAATTGAAGATAGGCACAATAAAGGATCTATGCTTGTAACATCACAGCTGCCCGTTAGTAAGTGGTATGAAATAATCGGGGAGAAAACGATTGCCGATGCCATACTTGACCGGTTGATCCATCAATCGCACAGGATTGAGCTGATGGGTGAATCGATGAGAAAAAAACGAAACATTTATAGTGAATAA
- a CDS encoding helix-turn-helix domain-containing protein has translation MFIEERKFEYWMNRLVSHFETVNRKIDKLSNTENKINDEVLLDNQDLCLLLKVSKRTLQRFRSSGKLPYKRIGKKTYYLESDVHEFIQNGFSKK, from the coding sequence ATGTTTATCGAAGAAAGAAAATTTGAATATTGGATGAACCGCCTTGTCTCTCATTTTGAAACGGTGAACAGAAAAATTGACAAACTTTCCAATACGGAGAATAAAATAAATGATGAAGTACTGTTAGACAACCAAGACCTTTGCCTGCTTTTAAAAGTCAGCAAAAGAACGTTGCAAAGATTTCGCAGTTCTGGCAAATTACCCTATAAACGAATTGGCAAAAAAACATATTACCTTGAATCTGATGTTCATGAATTTATCCAAAATGGATTTTCTAAAAAGTAA
- a CDS encoding DUF6448 family protein: MRTTEMYLRTKVPTSILKTRKTGLQTILSLVFVSLFMIFGSLPASAHCDSYDGPTIKDAAKALETNNVNLVLKWITAEQEKEIISLFNKTYALKSGDKEVYAIVEKHFFETLVRLHRETEGAPYTGLKPAGTTKKIIQLSDQTLENKDIDEFLGKLNNHIGKVIREKYEKVAALDKVKNDSPEKGREYVEAYVDYTHTIEAIHDIVEQGAGHLAHKH; this comes from the coding sequence ATGAGAACAACAGAAATGTATTTGAGAACAAAAGTTCCAACGAGTATTCTTAAAACCCGTAAAACAGGTTTGCAAACAATCCTATCGCTTGTATTCGTATCATTATTTATGATATTCGGTTCACTTCCGGCATCTGCCCATTGCGACTCCTATGACGGCCCTACAATAAAAGACGCTGCTAAAGCCCTTGAAACAAACAATGTTAATTTAGTTTTGAAATGGATTACTGCTGAACAGGAAAAAGAAATTATTTCATTGTTCAATAAAACATATGCTTTAAAGTCTGGTGACAAAGAAGTCTATGCCATTGTTGAAAAACATTTTTTTGAAACCCTTGTGCGTCTGCACCGCGAAACAGAAGGCGCGCCATACACAGGGTTAAAACCTGCCGGAACTACGAAGAAAATTATTCAACTAAGTGACCAAACTTTAGAAAATAAAGATATTGATGAATTCCTCGGAAAGTTAAACAACCATATTGGAAAAGTAATACGAGAGAAATATGAAAAAGTAGCAGCACTTGACAAAGTGAAAAATGATTCTCCGGAAAAAGGACGTGAATATGTAGAAGCATATGTTGATTACACCCATACTATTGAAGCTATTCATGATATTGTTGAGCAAGGTGCCGGACACTTGGCACACAAACATTGA
- a CDS encoding helix-turn-helix domain-containing protein, translated as MKYFFLIAAFNALFFAILVLQKKKALHDKILIYWLIYLGLYTGIYALFSNKLFIDFHLLSASFISLLLLHGPFLFLYISALIDQKFQFNRKKLLHFIPFVLFNLYIVIASLLPELSERIRLDHVESEHGAPFLFNLLLILTVLSGPFYFILSILLFKKLDINIFNNFSSYENVNLDWLRKLVYTFGAIWTVLMIFATVHHVFGMFSWVFCTHGLSLSLSVFIILIGYFGLKQKEIFIQYHDNNIEYVTEPKTKYASVVLKEADAEKYVSKIRHFMSKEKPYLDANLSLPDLAGKLNIPSHHLSRVINEQFNVNFFDFVNQYRVNEVKSRIDNPEFENLSFLGIAFDSGFNTKSAFNRVFKKITGLTPSEYKKQT; from the coding sequence ATGAAATACTTTTTTTTGATAGCGGCCTTCAATGCTTTATTTTTTGCGATTTTAGTTTTGCAGAAAAAAAAGGCCTTACATGATAAAATACTGATTTACTGGCTAATTTATTTGGGTTTATACACAGGCATATACGCTTTGTTTTCAAATAAACTATTTATAGATTTTCACCTCCTTTCAGCAAGTTTTATCTCATTACTTTTACTTCATGGCCCCTTCTTGTTTTTATATATTTCTGCATTGATTGACCAAAAATTTCAATTCAATAGGAAAAAACTATTACATTTTATTCCTTTTGTCCTATTCAACCTTTATATAGTTATCGCTTCCCTATTACCGGAATTATCGGAAAGAATAAGGTTAGACCATGTGGAAAGTGAACATGGTGCTCCTTTTTTGTTTAATTTATTACTGATTCTTACAGTTTTATCCGGGCCATTCTATTTTATTTTATCCATCCTGCTTTTTAAGAAATTGGACATTAATATCTTCAATAATTTTTCATCGTATGAAAATGTTAACCTCGACTGGTTAAGAAAGCTTGTTTATACTTTTGGGGCTATTTGGACAGTATTAATGATTTTTGCCACTGTTCATCATGTTTTCGGAATGTTCTCCTGGGTTTTTTGTACGCACGGCTTATCTCTTTCTTTGTCCGTTTTTATCATCTTAATTGGGTATTTCGGCCTAAAGCAAAAGGAAATTTTTATTCAATATCATGATAACAACATAGAATATGTAACGGAACCGAAGACGAAGTATGCCAGTGTAGTTTTGAAAGAGGCTGATGCAGAAAAATATGTAAGCAAAATACGGCATTTTATGAGCAAAGAAAAACCATATCTGGATGCCAACCTTTCACTCCCTGATTTAGCCGGCAAACTTAACATACCTTCTCATCATCTTTCGCGTGTTATAAATGAACAGTTTAATGTTAACTTCTTCGATTTTGTTAACCAATACAGGGTGAATGAAGTAAAATCAAGGATAGATAATCCGGAATTTGAAAATTTGTCTTTTTTAGGAATTGCTTTCGATAGTGGCTTTAATACCAAATCGGCATTCAACAGGGTATTTAAAAAAATAACCGGATTAACCCCAAGTGAATATAAGAAACAAACTTAG